The Anopheles coluzzii chromosome 2, AcolN3, whole genome shotgun sequence genome window below encodes:
- the LOC120949673 gene encoding uncharacterized protein LOC120949673, whose protein sequence is MCSGATFKALCYFYAGCNMFMSISAIMNANRVSAIIGYDNCTNAQLGPIDHKLAADRPPGETCNQFTYTFLVAASGLDCLMSLVLTVAIALRKTLLLKLYTLHLWCHMSFCFYCWLAILLAFRGAINSSTLLSVWGVVFILASVYFAMEVWITRGAYEAVRVERAKLKQLATAPEPGPGDMLLSMGGFIF, encoded by the exons ATGTGCTCCGGGGCGACATTTAAAGCGCTGTGCTACTTCTACGCGGGCTGTAACATGTTTATGTCAATCAGTGCTATTATGAACGCGAACCGTGTTAGTGCAATTATCGGGTACGATAATTGCACCAACGCCCAGCTCGGCCCAATCGATCACAAGTTGGCGGCTGATAGACCGCCGGGCGAAACGTGCAATCAGT TCACATACACCTTTCTGGTTGCTGCGAGTGGGCTGGACTGTCTGATGTCGCTCGTACTGACGGTGGCCATTGCGTTG CGAAAAACACTGCTGCTGAAGCTGTACACGCTACACCTGTGGTGTCATATGTCATTCTGCTTCTACTGCTGGTTGGCCATCCTGCTCGCCTTCCGCGGTGCGATCAACTCCAGCACGCTGCTCTCCGTGTGGGGCGTCGTCTTCATACTGGCCAGCG TTTACTTCGCGATGGAAGTCTGGATAACGCGGGGAGCCTACGAAGCCGTACGTGTGGAACGGGCGAAACTGAAGCAGCTTGCAACGGCACCGGAGCCCGGCCCCGGTGATATGCTGCTGAGCATGGGTGGATTTATCTTCTGA
- the LOC120948995 gene encoding uncharacterized protein LOC120948995, translated as MDWRSLSRVSSPSWLGSIMALIVESDSNRPEERRVRRAGLRTPARERLWLPTGNRDGCLRWLLTVAILLVTCLAQPIGCSRGELHVHEYAILRTDSCAGNVQPPSSFGGGKSALKLSELVTQSDVIFKAFAGYGNDLRAVALGNGTQGMPVAEASQHRPHQHQQQQQQQYHHQPRWKPQARMEHGGAKATGADFIVRLEPATVYKGNELFKQLQLNSWQHYFILWSNGSVEYTHRDVPPIQGSAGSESSVPNTTKREPDTSSPATVAFTRRSAASGIGPTSYTNCTNRQPLTHQRLPIRTQAPAVAEAAQPIDTDEPIDRITITTTTPYIARAFTDDNDQKPLSAGERVNLHTSDSPSQQADERETAQPGPPATMGQDFQREGQISRTLSEILPVTLVVFGRLVGGGGGGGGRTDKLLRVDPYVGLLRWDERLEDALWQTLGWSAWSDYTSCSVACGGGVQQRFRHCLPSAPADRAEPNAPTDEIVPPTVTPSFSNTRSNVFNSEIENPITTTTTTTATERTQPVAYGAPPSVSITARQGGNKWRRKLQSKQPAEGAKVQQQQTRPFHTEPVVNEKRIMNPTVDDDGEPISSESIPIRWLGGKFNPFATGRLRGTEPAAAPVEPAHHSRPRASQAEGTWPACEGHNIEQRSCNTFECTGTIDLLAAVTPTTHWRTAWDESVEDRINYAINQLDQNFTLMMSLRLKPVSDDNGRQQSGQTATVRPTGGHIFSIRSKLTAGSSLSINFETDGHGGLRVLQEKYGLSEMLPVRSGALTLRDGAWHSLALSGRYGGFVTVYIDCQWINSFVLTKGSIELPQYPTVEVGHSVELRQLTVVPGEKSARLQCNPRPVPIHDVENRRVTNYFEHLN; from the exons ATGGATTGGCGATCGTTGTCGCGTGTTTCGTCCCCGTCGTGGCTGGGGAGCATTATGGCGTTAATCGTGGAAAGTGATTCAAACCGACCGGAGGAACGGCGGGTACGGCGGGCAGGCTTAAGAACGCCGGCGAGAGAACGTTTGTGGTTGCCAACCGGCAACCGCGATGGCTGCTTACGGTGGCTGCTTACGGTGGCGATCCTTTTAGTAACCTGCCTTGCCCAGCCGATCGGCTGCAGCCGGGGCGAGCTGCACGTACACGAGTACGCCATCCTACGAACGGATTCGTGCGCTGGCAACGTGCAGCCACCGTCGTCGTTCGGCGGCGGAAAGAGTGCACTAAAACTGTCCGAACTGGTGACGCAAAGTGATGTGATATTCAAAGCATTCGCCGGTTACGGAAATGACCTGCGCGCGGTCGCACTCGGCAACGGGACGCAAGGCATGCCGGTGGCGGAAGCGTCGCAACACCGTccgcatcagcatcagcagcagcagcagcagcagtaccatcACCAGCCACGCTGGAAACCGCAAGCACGGATGGAGCACGGCGGCGCAAAGGCGACGGGCGCAGATTTTATCGTACGACTCGAGCCCGCCACCGTCTACAAAGGAAATGAACTTTTCAAACAGTTGCAGCTGAACAGCTGGCAGCACTATTTCATCCTCTGGAG CAACGGTAGCGTAGAGTATACGCATCGTGATGTGCCGCCCATCCAAGGTAGCGCTGGCTCCGAGTCTTCCGTACCAAACACAACGAAGCGAGAACCAGACACATCATCACCCGCCACGGTTGCTTTCACACGGCGCAGTGCAGCATCCGGCATCGGGCCTACCTCGTACACGAACTGCACGAACCGTCAGCCGCTGACGCATCAACGGTTGCCCATACGTACGCAGGCACCAGCTGTTGCGGAAGCGGCGCAACCGATCGACACTGACGAACCAATCGATCGAATCACCATCACGACGACCACTCCTTACATCGCTCGAGCCTTCACCGACGACAACGACCAAAAACCCTTGTCCGCTGGTGAACGTGTCAATTTGCACACGAGCGACTCCCCATCGCAACAAGCAGACGAAAGGGAAACGGCACAGCCCGGGCCGCCAGCAACGATGGGGCAGGATTTTCAACGCGAGGGTCAGATTAGCCGCACGCTGAGCGAGATACTGCCTGTTACGCTGGTCGTATTTGGACGGTTGgtcggcggcggtggcggcggcggcgggcgGACCGATAAGCTGCTGCGAGTCGACCCGTACGTCGGGCTGCTGCGGTGGGACGAACGACTCGAGGATGCCCTTTGGCAAACGCTCG GCTGGAGCGCGTGGAGCGATTACACGAGCTGCAGTGTGGCGTGCGGTGGCGGTGTACAGCAACGCTTTCGACACTGTTTACCGTCGGCGCCGGCAGACCGTGCGGAGCCAAACGCACCGACCGACGAGATCGTTCCACCGACGGTAACGCCTTCATTTTCCAACACACGCAGCAATGTTTTTAACAGTGAAATTGAAAaccccatcaccaccaccaccaccaccactgctacCGAACGTACGCAGCCAGTCGCGTACGGTGCGCCACCAAGCGTCTCCATCACCGCACGGCAAGGTGGAAACAAATGGAGAAGAAAGCTCCAATCAAAACAACCGGCGGAAGGTGCaaaggtgcagcagcagcagacacgGCCGTTCCACACCGAGCCCGTGGTTAATGAAAAGCGCATAATGAACCCGACagtcgacgacgacggcgaacCCATTTCATCGGAATCCATTCCGATCCGGTGGCTGGGAGGGAAATTCAATCCATTCGCCACGGGACGGTTGCGGGGCACGGAGCCGGCTGCGGCACCTGTCGAACCAGCGCATCATAGCCGGCCGCGTGCCAGCCAAGCGGAGGGCACGTGGCCCGCCTGCGAGGGACACAATATCGAGCAGCGAAGCTGCAACACGTTCGAGTGCACTG GTACAATCGATTTGCTGGCGGCCGTTACACCGACCACCCACTGGCGGACGGCCTGGGACGAAAGCGTTGAGGATCGGATCAACTACGCAATCAATCAACTGGACCAAAACTTTACCCTCATGATGAGTTTGCGCCTAAAG CCCGTGAGTGATGACAACGGTCGCCAACAGTCCGGCCAAACGGCGACCGTCCGCCCAACGGGTGGACACATTTTTTCCATCCGCTCGAAGCTAACGGCCGGCTCAAGTTTGTCGATAAATTTCGAAACCGACGGTCACGGTGGGCTGCGAGTGTTGCAGGAAAAGTACGGCCTCTCGGAGATGCTGCCGGTACGATCGGGTGCGCTGACGCTGCGCGACGGTGCCTGGCATTCGCTCGCATTAAG CGGCCGGTACGGTGGGTTCGTAACGGTGTACATCGACTGCCAGTGGATCAATTCGTTCGTGCTGACGAAGGGTTCGATCGAGCTGCCCCAGTATCCCACCGTGGAGGTTGGCCACAGT GTTGAGCTGCGTCAGCTTACGGTGGTGCCGGGTGAAAAATCGGCCCGCCTGCAATGCAACCCACGGCCCGTACCGATACACGATGTGGAAAATCGACGGGTGACGAATTACTTCGAGCATCTCAACTAA
- the LOC120948996 gene encoding MICOS complex subunit MIC27 → MFRSVSTKATPLLLGAVAVNASAGADKPKSAVAEEPNKMVCRPSELPLYRPLNQKIACECHQRRNESTGPASMLEEGFRTIRVQVQEASKLVDDQKKQIVDLFEEGKKQTKFINDYLHQEDNTMPRVGAIAIGGLAGLIFGLRGGFFKRVIYTSFGAGGVASICYPQEAEMYAQHGLVEAKKFATIGYNFVYGVKPGDKQLELPTIPSNLGELKDSVSGLAKSAYDAVFSEKK, encoded by the exons ATGTTCCGCTCGGTGAGCACAAAAGCGacgccgctgctgctcggtgCGGTGGCGGTGAATGCCAGCGCCGGAGCAGACAAGCCGAAGTCTGCCGTCGCCGAGGAGCCCAATAAAATGGTCTGCCGACCATCGGAACTTCCCCTCTACCGACCGCTCAACCAGAAAATTGCCTGTGAATGCCACCAGCGCCGGAACGAATCGACCGGGCCGGCGTCCATGCTTGAGGAGGGATTCCGGACGATCCGTGTGCAGGTGCAGGAAGCATCGAAGCTGGTCGACGATCAAAAGAAGCAAATAGTCGACCTGTTCGAGGAAGGCAAGAAGCAAACTAAAT TCATCAACGATTATCTGCACCAGGAGGACAATACGATGCCACGTGTCGGAGCCATCGCGATCGGTGGTTTGGCCGGTCTGATCTTCGGTCTGCGCGGTGGCTTCTTCAAGCGCGTCATCTACACCTCGTTCGGTGCCGGCGGCGTAGCGTCCATCTGCTACCCGCAGGAGGCGGAAATGTACGCCCAGCACGGGTTGGTGGAGGCGAAAAAGTTTGCTACGATCGGGTACAACTTTGTGTATGGCGTGAAGCCGGGAGATAAGCAGCTGGAGCTGCCAACCATCCCGTCCAACCTGGGCGAGCTGAAGGACAGTGTATCGGGACTGGCGAAATCCGCCTATGACGCAGTATTTTCCGAGAAGAAATGA